In Longimicrobiaceae bacterium, the DNA window CGCGGGGCGCCGAGAGGATCACGTGGTCGCCGTGCCGCAGCGTCCACGTCTTGCCCAGGCTCTCGGTGGTGGCCCGCTCCAGGGCCTGCGTTACGTTCGCGATGTTCGCATCCAGCGCGCGCAGCAGCTCCTCGCGCGGCACGGAGCCCTTGAGCGACTGGGTGACGGGGCCGGAGAGATCCAGGCCGTCCAGCTCCAAAATGTCCTTGCCCCAGCCCACGAGGTTCACGATGTGCGCGGCCAACGTGCCGAGCGAGAATGACTTCTCGTGCGGCTTCCAGCCCAGGTGCTCGTCGGGCACGCGCTCGAGCACGCGGCGGGTGGTGGCCAGCTCGTTCTGGAGGTCGCCGAACGCGACTGCTTTGAGCATCGAATCGTCTGCCATGGTCCGTTCCGGGAAGGTGACGTGAACGCCTGCGCGGACGGGAGAAGATATCGCGGACCGGCTACGTCGCGCGAGGCGGGTTATCGATCCTCCGTCGATTCCGTTTCGGGTTGGTCCATGGCGGCCGAGGCCCCCCCTGGCGGCTAAAGCCGCGGGCTACGACGGCACGAAGGCCGCCTTCGCGGCCTGCTCCAGAGAGCGCGTACCGCTTCTGAACGCGGTCGTGCCGGCGGAACGGAGTGCGGCAGGGCGAGCTTACAGAGGTTTATCTGCCGACGGGTGCAGCCGATACCGCGGCGCGGATGCGGACGGTGCGCTCCAATTCGTCGCGGGACTGGAGGATCTTGCGGCGGAGATCCGCCGGAAGATCGGGACGCGCGGCGAGGAAG includes these proteins:
- a CDS encoding DinB family protein, producing the protein MADDSMLKAVAFGDLQNELATTRRVLERVPDEHLGWKPHEKSFSLGTLAAHIVNLVGWGKDILELDGLDLSGPVTQSLKGSVPREELLRALDANIANVTQALERATTESLGKTWTLRHGDHVILSAPR